A section of the Rhodobacteraceae bacterium M382 genome encodes:
- a CDS encoding DUF1116 domain-containing protein translates to MTLHPADQLAFDRAMVTQPVWNRFNTAGEALGLAQNVLLHAGPAFSSPDLITAPILNSACVAAVYEGVARDFDQAEAMIRAGEILLKPAQDHDVVTPLAAVVSASMPLHTIYDAWRGTQRIFTPINGGSRPAMRLGLRSEAVLEHIRWLNTRFLDVLENGLAEGMALVPLAVVGLAGGDDCHGRTPVAGAALAAELMDRTTGGLTDEDALQFLHSSPSLFLNLWMAASKIMMKLAEGIDGSSFVTAAGGNGRDVGIQISGLPGQWFTTPAAAPQGKFDVDLPTDRALGAIGDSAVVEAFGLGAMAIELSPEQKKGLGAYLPDNARARTSGLSVGAHPYFRDLDIRLGSTARGAVEQGAGPVISLGILDRLGEAGRLGGGIYDMPVSPFSAAIEALSA, encoded by the coding sequence ATGACATTGCACCCAGCCGATCAACTGGCCTTTGACAGGGCGATGGTGACCCAACCTGTTTGGAACCGGTTCAACACCGCTGGCGAAGCCCTGGGGCTGGCGCAAAATGTGCTATTGCACGCCGGCCCGGCCTTTTCCAGCCCGGACCTGATCACGGCACCGATCCTGAATTCCGCCTGCGTTGCAGCAGTTTACGAAGGTGTCGCGCGGGATTTTGATCAGGCCGAGGCGATGATCAGGGCCGGAGAGATCCTGCTGAAACCGGCGCAGGATCATGATGTGGTCACGCCGCTGGCCGCGGTTGTATCGGCGTCCATGCCCTTGCACACGATCTATGACGCCTGGCGCGGGACACAGCGGATATTTACGCCAATCAATGGTGGATCCCGTCCGGCCATGCGGTTGGGCCTGCGATCCGAGGCGGTGCTGGAACATATTCGCTGGCTCAACACCCGGTTCCTGGACGTGTTGGAAAACGGGTTGGCCGAAGGCATGGCATTGGTGCCATTGGCCGTGGTCGGATTGGCAGGCGGTGATGATTGCCACGGGCGGACCCCGGTGGCCGGTGCCGCATTGGCGGCCGAGCTGATGGATCGCACCACCGGTGGGTTGACCGACGAAGACGCGTTGCAATTCTTGCACAGCTCGCCTTCGTTGTTTTTGAACCTGTGGATGGCGGCATCCAAGATCATGATGAAACTGGCCGAAGGCATTGATGGCTCCAGCTTTGTCACCGCAGCCGGTGGCAATGGGCGCGACGTCGGCATTCAGATCTCAGGCCTGCCAGGACAGTGGTTCACCACGCCCGCTGCCGCACCCCAAGGCAAATTCGATGTGGATCTGCCCACAGACCGTGCGTTGGGCGCCATCGGCGACAGCGCCGTGGTCGAAGCCTTTGGTCTGGGGGCCATGGCGATCGAGCTGAGCCCCGAGCAGAAAAAGGGATTGGGTGCTTACCTGCCCGACAATGCACGGGCGCGGACCTCGGGCCTGTCGGTGGGGGCACACCCCTATTTCCGCGATCTCGACATCCGGTTGGGCTCGACCGCGCGCGGCGCTGTGGAACAGGGCGCGGGCCCTGTCATCAGCCTGGGTATTCTGGATCGCCTAGGCGAAGCCGGGCGGCTGGGAGGCGGCATCTATGACATGCCCGTCTCTCCCTTTTCCGCCGCAATCGAGGCGCTGTCCGCATGA
- a CDS encoding Rieske 2Fe-2S domain-containing protein, with protein MNETFKAPEGDFRGHDQQSVWSQQPDPELSEVGPGTDCGEYMRRFWMPVAMTDQIGDLPYRIRILGEDLVLFRETGEGRLGLTHLHCAHRNMSLEFGIIEPGGIRCSYHGWKYGLDGTIKETPCEPVASQVKKKACLGAYPVIEYKGLAFAYMGPRDQQPPFPVMDTFDEDGDEMLPSLIKSPCNWLQVMENAWDPFHVVYLHTLAARVQFHESFAHMPMIEFHEAKFGEFYTNVRRDGDFVWLRIHDHMMPSFTQNGAHFPVPDRERYFGRCGLTRWVVPIDDTHTQVVTWRHFRDGDDPRGLTDKSQVGFGKTDFYGQDPDRPYEMRQRDPGDYDAWVSQGPKNIHSRENLSFTDRGVAKVRRMLRNEIRSVAAGNPVNHPTDDYDGVLPTYAGDTVLRIPAQDGRDDGAVLKEISFAVAGIFKDGDEQPIETRKQYIIDALKAYEASWA; from the coding sequence ATGAACGAGACATTCAAAGCGCCCGAAGGCGACTTTCGCGGCCATGACCAGCAATCGGTCTGGTCCCAGCAACCCGATCCCGAGCTGAGCGAAGTTGGCCCCGGCACGGATTGCGGCGAATATATGCGCAGGTTCTGGATGCCGGTGGCAATGACCGATCAAATCGGCGATCTGCCCTATCGCATCCGCATCCTGGGCGAAGATCTGGTGCTGTTTCGTGAAACCGGCGAAGGTCGGTTGGGGTTGACCCACCTGCATTGCGCGCATCGCAACATGAGCCTGGAGTTTGGCATCATCGAACCCGGCGGCATTCGCTGTTCCTATCACGGCTGGAAATACGGTCTGGACGGCACGATCAAGGAAACCCCCTGTGAACCTGTGGCCTCGCAGGTCAAGAAGAAAGCCTGTCTGGGTGCCTATCCGGTGATCGAATACAAAGGGTTGGCCTTTGCCTATATGGGGCCGCGCGATCAGCAACCGCCGTTCCCGGTGATGGATACCTTTGACGAAGACGGCGATGAAATGTTGCCGTCGCTGATCAAATCCCCCTGCAACTGGCTGCAGGTGATGGAAAACGCCTGGGACCCCTTTCACGTGGTCTATCTGCACACGCTGGCCGCGCGGGTGCAGTTCCATGAGAGCTTTGCCCATATGCCGATGATCGAATTCCACGAGGCCAAATTCGGGGAGTTTTATACCAATGTGCGCCGCGACGGGGATTTTGTCTGGCTGCGGATTCACGACCATATGATGCCTTCGTTCACCCAGAATGGCGCGCATTTCCCGGTGCCCGATCGTGAACGTTACTTTGGCCGCTGTGGTCTGACCCGTTGGGTGGTGCCGATCGATGACACCCACACACAGGTCGTGACCTGGCGCCATTTCCGCGACGGCGACGACCCGCGCGGCCTGACCGACAAGTCCCAAGTGGGCTTTGGCAAAACCGATTTTTACGGTCAGGACCCTGATCGCCCCTATGAAATGCGCCAGCGCGATCCCGGCGATTACGATGCCTGGGTCAGCCAGGGACCCAAAAACATCCACAGCCGCGAAAACCTGTCCTTTACCGACCGTGGCGTGGCCAAGGTCCGGCGCATGCTGCGCAACGAAATCCGATCCGTTGCGGCGGGCAATCCGGTCAACCACCCCACTGATGACTATGATGGTGTGTTGCCGACCTATGCCGGTGATACCGTGCTGCGCATCCCTGCACAGGACGGCCGTGATGATGGCGCGGTGCTCAAAGAAATCTCCTTTGCTGTCGCCGGTATTTTCAAGGATGGGGATGAACAACCCATCGAGACGCGCAAACAGTACATTATCGATGCGCTCAAGGCATATGAGGCGAGCTGGGCATGA